aaaattggaattttaaactagaatagggaccatagcacatcgacaaaaagtactgaaacaagttggagtagtccatgatattaaatcacagtgaaacaataagaagtgttatatccctactgtacatttctgttatggtaccttgagcacagtagggatatatcacttcttattgttttacttcaTGGACtacttcagtactttttatcaatgtgctatggtccctactctagttgaaaattccaaattttttttgtgtacttgtcaacAAATCAACTTACCCATTATCTGAAGTAAAGAATACAAAAGTGTTCTGTGATACTCCTGCCTCATTAATAGCATCAAAAATTTGACCAACTTGCCAATCAAGTTCATTCTATTACAAACTACAATCACACAATGGCTAAAAGTTTCATTCACTTACTAATGCATCACCAAACATTCCTCTAATGCTTGAATTAGTAAACATCTTGCTAGCAAACTGAGGATGATGAGTATGTTGAAATGCCATGTATAGAAAGAATGGTTGTTTCTTATCTGTAAAAAGAACAGTTACAATAGTGTATAATATATACATTGCAAGTGATTGACCAAAACACACCAACTGAGTGGTACATGTTCTCAGTGTTgaggcaattactttttaaaagtaactcatcACATATTACTATTATTTGCAActaaaactatttagttacagttacaacaTATTACccttagaaaatggtatattAGCAATGTTTTGCATGAAATTTGATTAAAATAGAAGTTTCTTATTCACAAAGAGACTCCACTacaagtctcttagtactaagagacttgCTGCTAACCATATTAGTTAATTAGTTATCCACACCAAGAATTTATTGTTAACCACTGAAATATTGTCaacaaaacaatagcacaaccaAACCAGCATGTTCTTCACCACCCTATTCCAGTGCCGAAGGGTTAATTAACTGGAGTGCCAAGGCAGGTATTGGTGTCTTACTTTCCTAGAAAATGGGCTGCTTTGCCGCACGACACCACAAGCCAGAGTCATTATACAGTAATTTGCTAGCTGTCTTCTCCATTTTCACTTTGTTTACATGAGGCACAGTGACGCCAATCCATTGATTTCCACTTGTGGTATAGACTTGCCTTGAATATTTGTGAGGATACTCTGGCGTCTAGTCAAGCACCTGGTAGCTACACCAATCATGATACAAccttacagtagctactgtcGCTAATTTTTCACAGATTTCTCTTACTCAAACTGATGCAATTCTTGTTGATAGCAGTGTGTATCACCAATAAAAGTGCCGTTTCAGTGACTAAGCCTTGAGAGGAAAGTAAATTAGCCTTCCCATGCAGCCTTGTGCATGACACCGTCACTAGCAATGGCGCAAGGCATAGCTACGATGTCCTTTTCACTGCTGGCAgaccattttctaaaacagtAAAACACTCCAACTAGCACCTTCAAAGTATAAATGTCTGAGGAAgtgttagaatgatgcaatGAAAACCGAGGCGAATTATACTTCAAAGATGCTAGTTTGCAGTGTCTTACTAtaacataaaataaagtaactataataattatattactttgtgttcacagccttaagctgtcatgtgtgcaaCTACTACCTtgtcatgtgacatgattgcgttgttggacaatgtgtaaaacTTGGTTATATTCAAGAGAAAGAAACTGGTCgataagcttcattcattaattcaaggtgggcttcattacttcgttgtggctaggcgttactcagtggattagtatagcttcattacttaggtaacgcattacatttgtaagtaaagtaacttgagttatattactagctTTTATAGTATATTTCGTTatgttacttagttaccacaaaagtaacaaTATTACATAACTTGATTCATAAGCAACGCGTTACCCCCCAACACTGCACAAGACACCCGACCCTTTGAACATGGATATCACAAGATTAAGTCTACTCATGTATATCGTATCAACTAACAGCTTATTACACATATTCATACCAGCCATTTGATGGATAAAGCTAGTAGCAGCTGTGCTGTAAGTTTCTGATAGTGTCAGGAAATCTGCTGGTTGTTGCATTATTTTTTCATCTTGAAATACTGGACATGGAGTATCACCTGTGCGAACAATTGTTCATTATTTTTCACTTAATTGTTATCTAAATTGTAAAGGACACAGAACAAATAAAGCCTACACAAAAGTATTTCCAAAATAACAAAAATAGATAGACAGTAATCACAGATAAAAAAATACAGCTAACAGTAAGAACACCGACAATGAACTACAAAGACAGTAATAAGTGTGTGCAATTCCAGGATTCCCTACCAtcaacaagtatacaaaaactCATTTAGCTTGTAAACATCTACATAAACATACCTTGACGTCCATGATCAAAACATGATTGGTTAGGATAAAAGCAGACGTAATAAGGACACATATCATGAGAATATGGTATTCCCTACAGtgagtacatatatatacaggTAGCATATACACACAATCAGAACAGTTTCAAATTCCTTACTATAAATgcagtacatgtacattactataggatacagtacatgtacattgGGAAGGTAAAATTGATTTTCAATGCTACATTTGTGTAGCTCTATTGATAAACACAAACTTCTTAAAGCACACAGAAGACTTGTCATTTAGGCTATTATATAGTTTATTCAGAGTGTACACCAGCTGGCAGACCAAACTTTGTATTATTTACATTAAATGAATAAATTAAATGCCACTCAGTAGTAAATTACTATTCAGTTATATATCACAGTTTATTTGAAATGGAAATACCAAAATGAAAActatgatatagctagctaaaataattatgtacaattcCAAAAATAATTCAAGCTTCTTCAGTTAGCCATGAATTTTGCAAATTATACAGTACACTAAAAACAAACAATGTACTGCATATATGTtaatatgcatgcacataattatagtaacaACAGTGAAATGCAGTGCATGACTTGGCTAatacataatgtacatgtaatactCACTGTGTAGTGGTCAAATCCATGTTTAGTTGGGAGATACTGCTGATTTTCTCCTACACCCTGATTACATGAACACAGAAATACACTCTACAGATGCAGTTGTGTATGCTGAACATAcgtacaaacaaacatacatgaATACATATATGCACGCATGCATAGATTCACTTCTCCCAGGATCCTCTTCATCCTGGCTCCCACCCCCCAAATGACGCTGGATAACCTAGAATTGAAAGCTTTGAATTCTGACCATGGCGGAAGGATGGGCTACAGACAATAGCAGGGTGCTGAGCTTCTTAGCTTGTTCCATCTTGATGCAAGCGGTGTATGCAATGCATGAAGTGTATGCATAGTGAGGCCCTGTTGCTGGGTTGAAAAGCCAACAACTCTACAGTGCCCTGACCCTGCCTGGTCTCCACCACAAGGTCAGGGACAGGgctgcatacacacatacatacacactacatataTTACTACACAGATGCACTCATGTACACTGGCCACTGGCCACTGgcatatgcatgtgtgtgtgcatacacatgCATATGCCCAATGCTGGAAAGTTGTCTATCTGCTTACAGTTTTTACACCAACTGCTGTAAGTGTCAAAATGATTCTATAGTGTGTTTTTATATAGAAGCATTCACCAATGTTTTATCTATAGCACACTGAATGCAAGGTGTAGAGAAGACTTCTTGGCAAAACTTACAGATAAATATCTCTTGCATTAATATTAGTGCTTCAGTCTCTTCATCCAGGGCATCTCAAGGTCAAGCACAATGGTAGTCAACATTTAAAGTTAAGTTCTGGGTATGTGACCCTTGGGCTGTTGGGAAGACATATTAGGCAAatccctcatgcccgtgttacagctaCATAATAATATCTGTATCAGGCTAATAGCGTGAAGTGTGGGCCATCAATCACCCATGCCAATGTGAGACTGGATGTATTATTTTGAGGTGGAAAATTTTAgctgattttgtggttttgggggttagtttaccagcaaaaattttatccctgaaatatttagacctccatatagtctaatacatttgcaaatctgcaaaaaaatttaaataagGCAtagctcaacctcgaaaaactttcccctcaaaatatttagtaTACATGTCTAAAggatttgattatgggtcatcAGCTGGATGGTCTGGCTATGTTTGGTTATGATGGAGATATTATGGAGAATTTTGGCTACGTGAGATTAATGATCTAATCAGTGttgtttatggaataattgCAGTGTTAAGGCCTAAatgggtaagcttgcttgtgGAGTAGTTACGTACTTTGTGTAAAGTGGTAATTTCATGATGGAGGTGTGGTTAAACATGCAGAAACGCTTGGTGAATAACACTAATTCTCACCTTAGCCAGGCATTATTCAACTCATAGGGTAGCAAGGATATCAAAATAAtttctgtctgagtggttttcatggccaaatccaagttgtgcacACTAATCACGTCAGTATCAATTGATCCCACAATCAAGTTTTGCCTAATGTCTATATAATCGCTGCCCAGATGTAGCCTGGGCTACATTTCCTATGTAACCCAGCTACCTGGGCTACATATGATGGCtatatatgaaatgtagcccaggtagctcctttgatctgaggtgtgaaagtgttacatataataTCGTCATTCATCACACAGTATGGTAGTCAGGTGACCAACTAGTTAGTAACCCCACACTAGGTTTCTATTGAATCTATATAACAACCTCATTAAGCCTCCAGGCATATAAATTCTGCTAAAAGTTAAAAAaaagggttccagtgataataAATAGTGATGGTATTTTTACTAACAACATAGCTATTCAACATATAATTTGCACTTTCTCCATAAAGCAATAAACAATTTACATTCATTTGCACACAGAAAGACTTACCAAATGCCATTTTCCTACAATTGCAGTACCATAACCAGCCTTTTTAAGTTGAGCTGCAACAGTTGTTTCATTCAGTGGCAGACCTATGAGTTAAACTTGCATCTGAGTAGTACTGTACGTAGCTCAGTGCAGCATTATATGAAAGCATAATAGCACTTGCAGTCTCTTATTCTATACTGTATTATGCAAAATTCTCTTATCATATataatgtagctacatagcaaCACAAGAAAATGTCTTTACATTCAATGACATAAATAATTCTTACCTCCTACACTTCCACAATTAAATACCCCAGGATATATTCCAGTTCGTGATGGATATCTTCCTGTCATCAATGATGACCTTTACAAGGCACAACAAATTGACCCTAACTACATCATATAGAACAAACTAATTAATATGTCTCACCTTGATGGGCTACACACTGGGTTACTAGAATAGAAGTTCATAAACCTCAAACCTTCTTTTGCCATCTTATCCATATTAGGTGAGGTTGAAGTAGGATGACCATAACTTGCAAGATCTCCCCATCCAAGCTAAAGATACACTCAACTTTTATCTGCTCCATGACACCATAATGTTGCTTTAAGTTATTTTGTTGTACCACAagtgtacaaatttttgaggagGTAAGTAATTAAATTTCACGGATTGACAAATTTCAGTGGTTTTATTTTCAAGGATCACCCATTAGGTTACCTATTTGAAAGCATTGAGCTAACCCAGATAATCGCTAATTTTTGTGATGAAATTTTTGCAGACAGCCAAGCATTCATGAAATCCATGAAATTTAAGATTTGTATGTATACGGCATGATTTTATGTACATAACTTTGTTTCAGATTTAGTATTTTGCAATTCTAGATTATGGCTTAGGCTACCCCCCTTTCTGCTTCCTATGCAATGGGCAGGAAACAGAAGGTAGACATCTTGATAAATCCAGATTTAGCCAACTTAGGGTAGGATAGTACAAAGTTTTAAGTTTAATCTTATTAAGGAAGTGAGATTAAAATAAGGCTCATAACACACATTATACTACATgtaccatactgtatagtatactGGCTGCTATACAAGTGGAActtacatcatcagcaaatagtagGACTATATTTGGCTTATCATCACAATTCACAGTGTGAAtgaacacacaaagcaaagtcAACAGTTTGAACTCCATGTGAAGTACCTAAAGATTAAGGATAGAGACATATAAAGGTAAAATAGCACATTGTATAATGCGAAGGTTTGTGAATTTGATATGAATTACACTTTTGAGCATTAGAGCTACAAAACGGCTAGTTGACACTGATTTCACTAAAGTCAATAAGCACTTCCCCCTTTATCAGTATGTGTACAGTCAACAATGGACCATCTTGAAAATTTACTCTTAATATTATTAAGTAAAGAGGGACCAATTTttgcaactgaaaaacaactggTCTACTTAGTTACCCATCACGGAAATCATACATGGGTTGTTCATACTCAGCCTTTTAGTGTTTTTTTACAGCACCTTAATTGCACTAAAGCAGCACACAGGCACCCATGATTATAGTTAAGCAAGACACTAGTGTACAAGATTTCTTGATACACACTACAAATTGAAAATCTAAAGGCTTTAGCTTAGCATAGTCGtgtcacatacagtatataaaaaTAATAGGCATGAATAAGGGATCAGATTTTACAAATGAGAACAAC
The Dysidea avara chromosome 7, odDysAvar1.4, whole genome shotgun sequence genome window above contains:
- the LOC136261999 gene encoding arylsulfatase A-like — translated: MEFKLLTLLCVFIHTVNCDDKPNIVLLFADDLGWGDLASYGHPTSTSPNMDKMAKEGLRFMNFYSSNPVCSPSRSSLMTGRYPSRTGIYPGVFNCGSVGGLPLNETTVAAQLKKAGYGTAIVGKWHLGVGENQQYLPTKHGFDHYTGIPYSHDMCPYYVCFYPNQSCFDHGRQGDTPCPVFQDEKIMQQPADFLTLSETYSTAATSFIHQMADKKQPFFLYMAFQHTHHPQFASKMFTNSSIRGMFGDALNELDWQVGQIFDAINEAGVSQNTFVFFTSDNGPSLVREVRGGNAGPLRCGKGTTYEGGMREPAIAWWPGKIKPGKTLELAATVDLFPTFLKLADVPIPTDRVIDGVDMSPILFENEMSQREYYIYYPSGASPEKGVYAIRHKEYKAHYYTSGTGLYSAHYPDAACKASAGTVKHDPPLLFNLNYDPGELNPLNTTESPYNEIVKTINKIKEKFEATVVWAESEIRKGDNNTAKPCAKPGCTPFPHCCTTTPSMSKTTRVL